The following proteins are encoded in a genomic region of Alphaproteobacteria bacterium:
- a CDS encoding type II toxin-antitoxin system RelE/ParE family toxin, with translation MIEGFKHKGLRRFYENGDRSGLRPDQAKKIGVLLTSLDAAETPEEMNLPTFHFHALTGDRKGVFAVTVRANWRITFRFAHGTAYDVDLEDYH, from the coding sequence ATGATCGAGGGCTTCAAGCACAAGGGCTTAAGACGGTTTTATGAAAACGGCGACCGCAGCGGTTTGCGTCCTGACCAGGCTAAGAAGATCGGCGTGCTGCTGACGTCGCTGGATGCGGCGGAGACGCCGGAGGAAATGAATTTGCCGACCTTTCACTTCCATGCCTTGACTGGTGACAGGAAGGGCGTTTTCGCCGTCACGGTCAGGGCGAATTGGCGCATCACTTTCAGGTTCGCCCACGGTACGGCGTATGATGTGGATCTGGAAGATTATCATTAA
- a CDS encoding HigA family addiction module antitoxin — translation MPMKNPSHPGAIVRDIIDGLKLNVTAAAAALGVTRTTLSRILNGRAGLSPEMAVRLSKAFGSTAGFWLRLQLNYDLAQIEKKASRIHVRRVAEAREGAF, via the coding sequence ATGCCGATGAAAAATCCATCCCATCCCGGCGCGATCGTGCGGGACATCATCGATGGCCTGAAGCTAAACGTCACGGCGGCGGCGGCGGCGCTGGGCGTGACGCGCACGACGCTTTCCCGTATCTTGAACGGCAGGGCGGGCCTGTCGCCGGAAATGGCGGTGCGCCTCTCCAAGGCGTTCGGCAGCACGGCGGGATTCTGGCTGCGGCTGCAGCTTAATTATGATCTGGCTCAAATCGAGAAAAAGGCTTCGCGCATCCATGTCCGCCGCGTCGCGGAAGCTCGCGAAGGCGCGTTCTGA